Proteins encoded by one window of Sphaerodactylus townsendi isolate TG3544 linkage group LG04, MPM_Stown_v2.3, whole genome shotgun sequence:
- the AMER2 gene encoding APC membrane recruitment protein 2, which translates to MDMHCDGGEPTAVGEPPQPAGKLNRTAFKLFKRRKSGGAMPSIFGVRGGKGKSGDGGVGVGGQAGMVRSRTHDGLAEAVMESGKKEESGGGGGGDEQPGDGAKEPSSSSSSSAAVGKPHSFFALLRRSGGKSARPKGRGGLKGLFSSMRWPRRDGKPGGAGAKEDEAGESSGSQPSPSLLMPASLTASLECIKEEAPKPPAEAPPSSPGLIDWDKLLIFQPSQAISTLEREDVDAQEPQDPLSSPQGEEPPRIQAKERHPEAPQSDGQESKQDLAITGCGDIIADPEDDVGSAGGSGGGGSEKSAPGVSKPGPSKKPPSVVAYQGGGEEMASPEQVGDTCAPEFWDNLSQTEEKSQETPGGTESLEASNDSKRVQDGLASEKHQVPVHHKDQKSREKEQEAVPSGDEGYWDSTTPGPEEDNTSSAQKEVIPRDSYSGDALYDLYTDPDENTAVVTSADIVSVTCCKPLSPVTSTCPVRTHTTSLKDSKIPISIKHFASPHGSHGPDASNSHHIAHHQPTKSEIPRTKIPVSKVLVQRASYRSLAGTTGKTATYHESAKK; encoded by the exons atgGACATGCACTGCGACGGTGGCGAGCCCACCGCGGTCGGCGAGCCGCCGCAGCCCGCGGGCAAGCTGAACCGGACTGCCTTCAAATTGTTTAAGCGGAGGAAATCCGGCGGCGCCATGCCGAGCATCTTCGGCGTGCGGGGCGGCAAAGGCAAGAGCGGCGACGGCGGCGTCGGCGTCGGCGGGCAGGCGGGCATGGTGCGGAGCAGGACGCACGACGGGCTGGCCGAGGCGGTGATGGAGAGCGGCAAGAAGGAGGAatcgggcggcggcggcggcggggacgAGCAGCCGGGCGACGGGGccaaggagccttcctcctcctcctcctcctccgcggcGGTGGGCAAGCCGCACAGCTTCTTTGCGCTCTTGCGCAGAAGCGGCGGTAAAAGCGCGCGGCCCAAAGGGCGCGGGGGGCTCAAGGGGCTCTTCAGCAGCATGCGGTGGCCCCGCAGGGACGGCAAGCCCGGTGGCGCCGGCGCCAAGGAAGACGAGGCCGGCGAGAGCTCCGGGAGCCAGCCCAGCCCCAGCCTCCTCATGCCCGCCTCGCTGACTGCCAGCCTGGAATGCATCAAAGAGGAGGCGCCGAAGCCGCCGGCCGAAGCCCCCCCAAGCTCGCCTGGCTTGATCGACTGGGACAAACTGCTCATCTTCCAGCCCAGCCAGGCGATTTCCACTCTAGAGAGGGAGGACGTGGACGCCCAGGAGCCGCAGGACCCCCTGAGCAGCCCCCAGGGAGAGGAGCCCCCCAGGATCCAGGCCAAGGAGAGGCATCCCGAGGCGCCCCAGAGCGATGGCCAAGAAAGCAAGCAGGACCTGGCTATAACAG GCTGTGGGGACATTATTGCTGACCCGGAGGATGATGTGGGCAGCGCCGGTGGCAGTGGCGGAGGAGGAAGCGAGAAGAGCGCCCCTGGGGTCAGCAAGCCTGGGCCCTCCAAAAAACCTCCCAGTGTGGTGGCTTACCAAGGCGGAGGAGAAGAGATGGCCAGTCCTGAGCAGGTGGGGGACACTTGCGCCCCGGAATTCTGGGATAATTTGTCCCAAACGGAGGAGAAGTCACAGGAGACCCCAGGAGGAACAGAATCCCTTGAGGCCTCCAACGACAGCAAAAGGGTTCAGGATGGGTTAGCCAGTGAGAAGCACCAGGTTCCAGTTCACCACAAAGATCAGAAGAGCCGGGAAAAGGAACAAGAGGCTGTTCCTAGTGGTGACGAGGGCTATTGGGATTCTACCACACCCGGGCCCGAGGAGGACAATACTAGCAGTGCCCAGAAAGAGGTCATTCCCAGGGACAGCTACAGTGGGGATGCTCTTTATGATCTGTACACCGATCCAGATGAAAACACAGCTGTGGTGACTTCTGCAGACATCGTCTCTGTGACTTGCTGCAAGCCGCTGTCTCCAGTCACCAGCACATGCCCGGTCCGAACCCATACGACTTCACTCAAGGATTCCAAGATACCCATCAGTATCAAACATTTTGCGTCGCCACATGGCAGTCATGGTCCGGATGCCAGTAATAGCCATCATATTGCACATCACCAGCCCACCAAAAGTGAGATCCCTAGAACAAAAATCCCAGTTTCCAAAGTGCTTGTGCAACGGGCCAGTTACCGAAGTTTAGCAGGGACAACAGGTAAAACAGCCACATATCATGAAAGTGCCAAAAAATAG